In Syngnathoides biaculeatus isolate LvHL_M chromosome 5, ASM1980259v1, whole genome shotgun sequence, the following are encoded in one genomic region:
- the emg1 gene encoding ribosomal RNA small subunit methyltransferase NEP1, giving the protein MAAADGKKRGLEHLDEYEPKPAKHLRSLHDVMSERRLVVILEGASLETVKVGKTFELLNCDQHKNILIKSGKNPGNFRPDITHQCLLMLMDSPLNRAGLLQVYIHTEKNALIEINPQTRIPRTFTRFCGLMVQLLHKLSVRASDGPQKLLKMIKNPVSDHLPPGCPRISTSFSAGEAVCPRTVVPEGPAAVVIGAFAHGAVNVDYTEKTVSISNYPLSAALTCAKMCSAFEEVWGVL; this is encoded by the exons ATGGCTGCTGCCGACGGGAAGAAGCGTGGCCTTGAACATTTGGACGAATATGAACCAAAACCTGCCAAACATCTTCGCAGTCTGCACGATGTCATGTCGGAGAGGCGACTGGTTGTCATCCTGGAGGGAGCCTCGCTAGAGACCGTCAAG GTTGGGAAAACCTTTGAGCTGTTGAACTGCGaccaacacaaaaacatcctaatcaaaagtggaaaaaatccAGGAAATTTTAGACCAGATATCACACATCAG TGCCTGCTCATGCTGATGGACAGTCCACTGAACAGAGCGGGCCTGCTGCAGGTTTACATCCACACTGAGAAGAACGCGCTAATAGAGATCAACCCGCAGACGCGCATCCCCAGAACCTTTACACGCTTCTGTGGCCTTATGG TTCAGCTGCTGCACAAGCTAAGCGTACGGGCGTCCGACGGTCCTCAGAAGCTCctgaaaatgatcaaaaacCCTGTGTCAGACCACCTGCCGCCCGGGTGCCCACGCATCTCCACCTCCTTCTCCGCCGGAGAGGCCGTGTGCCCCCGAACCGTGGTGCCAGAGGGGCCAGCGGCCGTGGTCATTGGAGCGTTTGCACATGGAGCG GTGAACGTTGACTACACCGAGAAGACCGTGTCTATCAGTAACTACCCGCTCTCAGCCGCACTCACCTGTGCCAAGATGTGCTCGGCTTTTGAGGAAGTTTGGGGAGTCTTGTGA